One Actinomyces marmotae DNA window includes the following coding sequences:
- a CDS encoding LutC/YkgG family protein, giving the protein MDARSVILSRAREAISRSQAAPAAPVPRTYARVGANPPGSEPVVAEMVEKLEDYNAVVRVEAEDAGILDAIDALLADATTVVVPAGLPQAYKEAAARNGRTVREDSRQDPIPTLELDGIDAVVTCSRTAISLSGTICLDGEPDQGRRAISLVPDRHVIILERESIQPTVPQAVDILGENPTRPSTWVAGPSATSDIELIRVNGVHGPRNLGVVIAH; this is encoded by the coding sequence ATGGACGCCCGCAGCGTGATCCTCTCGCGAGCCCGGGAGGCGATCTCCCGCTCCCAGGCCGCCCCGGCCGCGCCCGTCCCCCGCACCTACGCGCGCGTCGGCGCCAACCCGCCCGGATCCGAGCCCGTCGTGGCAGAGATGGTGGAGAAGTTGGAGGACTACAACGCCGTCGTGCGGGTGGAGGCCGAGGACGCCGGAATCCTCGACGCCATCGACGCCCTCCTGGCCGACGCGACCACCGTCGTGGTTCCCGCGGGGCTCCCGCAGGCCTACAAGGAGGCCGCGGCGAGGAACGGCCGGACCGTCCGCGAGGACTCCCGTCAGGACCCGATCCCCACGCTCGAGCTCGACGGGATCGACGCCGTCGTCACCTGCTCGCGCACTGCGATCTCGCTGTCGGGCACGATCTGCCTCGACGGCGAGCCCGACCAGGGGCGCCGCGCCATCTCCCTGGTGCCGGACCGCCACGTCATCATCTTGGAGCGTGAGTCGATCCAGCCCACGGTGCCGCAGGCCGTGGACATCCTGGGCGAGAACCCGACCCGTCCGAGCACCTGGGTCGCCGGCCCCTCGGCCACCAGCGACATCGAGCTCATCCGCGTCAACGGCGTCCACGGGCCCCGCAACCTGGGGGTCGTGATCGCGCACTGA
- a CDS encoding DeoR/GlpR family DNA-binding transcription regulator yields MGIEITADPSHPEGGRPLTPHGQHAEQLGAAERRKAILAHIRATGEVSVSSLPGLFGGSVETIRRDLRELEDTHAITRSYGRVRIAEASNYESTLTYRKEHLADEKERIAQAAVDRLGAADTVFLDEGFHPLLVGRALPADRDLTIITASLPTALEMCERPRTTVIVLGGRVRHVTAASVERWATRMLRDMRPDLAIIGANGVDLDGWLTTPHASVAEVKETALSVSQRALFVGSHTKFARSTLCRFGHVRQFERLITGTELRSSTARRIIDAGGRLDRV; encoded by the coding sequence ATGGGCATTGAGATCACAGCGGATCCGTCGCATCCCGAGGGCGGACGGCCCCTGACGCCGCACGGACAGCACGCCGAGCAGTTGGGCGCGGCCGAGCGGCGCAAGGCGATCCTCGCCCATATCCGGGCCACCGGCGAGGTGTCCGTGTCCTCCCTGCCGGGCCTCTTCGGGGGCTCCGTGGAGACCATCCGGCGCGATTTGCGCGAGCTCGAGGACACGCACGCGATCACCCGTTCCTACGGGCGCGTCAGGATCGCTGAGGCCTCCAATTACGAGTCGACTCTGACCTACAGGAAGGAGCACCTCGCCGATGAGAAGGAGCGCATCGCCCAGGCCGCCGTCGATCGGCTGGGCGCGGCCGACACCGTTTTCCTCGATGAGGGCTTCCATCCGCTCCTCGTCGGCCGGGCCCTGCCCGCGGACCGGGACCTGACGATTATCACCGCCTCCCTGCCCACGGCCCTGGAGATGTGCGAGCGCCCCCGCACCACGGTGATCGTGCTGGGCGGCAGGGTGCGCCACGTGACCGCCGCCAGCGTCGAGCGGTGGGCCACGAGGATGCTGCGCGACATGCGACCGGATCTGGCCATCATCGGCGCCAACGGGGTAGATCTGGACGGCTGGCTCACCACGCCCCACGCCTCCGTGGCCGAGGTCAAGGAGACGGCGCTGTCCGTATCCCAGCGAGCGCTGTTCGTAGGCTCGCACACGAAATTCGCGCGCTCCACCCTGTGCCGGTTCGGCCATGTGCGCCAGTTCGAGCGCCTCATCACCGGCACCGAGCTACGCTCGTCGACCGCCCGCCGGATCATCGACGCCGGGGGGCGCCTGGATCGGGTCTGA
- a CDS encoding mannitol dehydrogenase family protein, with translation MTTSLADSPLVPAYDRSAITTGIVHFGVGGFHRAHHAMYLDRLMREGKALDWGICGVGLLPADAAMRDALTSQDTLYSLTLKHPDGHLEPAIIGAIHRYLYAPEARAEVLDALTAPTTRIVSLTVTEGGYNIDDATGAFRTDAEGAVRDAANPGEPTTVFGYIVEALRRRREEGTAPFTVMSCDNLPGNGKVARAAVVSQARMSDAQLADWIDTSVSFPNCMVDRITPRTTDEDIAMVRSELGVDDAWPVVAEPFTQWVLEDDFPAGRPPYEEVGVQMVTDVVPYELMKLRLLNASHQALAHWGRPLGMTYGHEAAADPRIAAWTRAYLEREALPTLRPVPGIDLPAYVDSLFERFTNAAIADTLARLAFFGPSGMPKFVLPTIRENLEAGRSIRLGAALCAAWAWCAEGVDEAGEPIPDAQDRLEDYGRRQRDGEEGAFLTNEEVFSDLGANERFRSAFLTELAALKEQGARARMEATLNEG, from the coding sequence ATGACCACCAGCCTCGCCGACTCACCCCTGGTCCCCGCCTACGACCGCTCGGCCATCACCACCGGGATCGTCCACTTCGGCGTCGGGGGATTCCACCGCGCTCACCACGCCATGTACCTGGACCGCCTCATGCGCGAGGGCAAGGCGCTGGACTGGGGCATCTGCGGCGTCGGGCTCCTCCCGGCCGACGCCGCCATGCGCGATGCCCTGACCAGTCAGGACACCCTTTACTCGCTCACCCTCAAGCACCCCGACGGCCATCTTGAGCCCGCGATCATCGGCGCCATCCACCGCTACCTGTACGCCCCCGAGGCCCGCGCGGAGGTTCTTGACGCGCTCACCGCGCCGACCACGCGGATCGTCTCCCTGACCGTCACCGAGGGCGGCTACAACATCGACGACGCCACCGGCGCCTTCCGCACCGACGCCGAGGGGGCGGTCCGCGACGCCGCCAACCCCGGTGAGCCGACGACGGTCTTCGGCTACATCGTGGAGGCTCTACGCCGTCGCCGCGAGGAGGGCACCGCCCCGTTCACGGTCATGAGCTGCGACAACCTGCCCGGCAATGGGAAGGTGGCCCGCGCCGCCGTCGTCTCCCAGGCCCGGATGAGCGATGCGCAGCTGGCCGACTGGATCGACACGAGCGTCTCCTTCCCCAACTGCATGGTGGATCGGATCACCCCCCGCACCACCGATGAGGACATCGCCATGGTGCGCTCCGAGCTCGGCGTCGACGACGCCTGGCCGGTCGTGGCCGAGCCCTTCACCCAGTGGGTGCTTGAGGACGATTTCCCCGCCGGGCGCCCTCCGTACGAGGAGGTAGGCGTGCAGATGGTGACCGACGTCGTCCCCTACGAGCTCATGAAGCTCCGGCTGCTCAACGCCTCCCACCAGGCACTGGCGCACTGGGGGAGGCCGCTGGGGATGACCTATGGCCACGAGGCCGCCGCTGACCCGCGGATCGCCGCCTGGACCCGCGCCTACCTGGAGCGCGAGGCCCTGCCGACGCTGCGCCCGGTGCCGGGCATCGATCTTCCCGCCTACGTGGACTCGCTGTTCGAGCGCTTCACGAACGCGGCGATCGCCGACACCCTGGCGCGTCTGGCCTTCTTCGGTCCCTCGGGCATGCCCAAGTTCGTGCTGCCCACGATCCGGGAGAACCTGGAGGCGGGCCGCTCCATCCGCCTGGGCGCGGCGCTGTGCGCCGCCTGGGCCTGGTGCGCCGAGGGCGTGGATGAGGCCGGCGAGCCGATCCCGGATGCCCAGGACCGCCTGGAAGACTACGGGCGGCGCCAGCGCGACGGCGAGGAGGGCGCCTTCCTCACCAATGAGGAGGTCTTCTCCGACCTGGGCGCGAACGAGCGTTTCCGGTCAGCCTTCCTCACCGAGCTCGCCGCTCTCAAGGAGCAGGGCGCGCGCGCCCGGATGGAGGCCACGCTCAACGAGGGCTGA
- a CDS encoding alpha-hydroxy acid oxidase, which yields MVKRQFPRPSEVFELLQFKTPDFNGRRRRLAAAQTIWDLRTIAKRSTPAAAFDYTDGSADEEISLRRARQAFRDIEWHPDILRPAPETDTACSILGGRSSLPFGIAPTGFTRLMQTEGEIAGSTAAGAAGIPFSLSTLGTTSIEDVAAANPHGRNWFQLYVTRQREICYGLVERAQKAGFDTLMFTVDVPTAGARLRDKRNGFSIPPQITAGTVLNTAMYPRWWFDFLTTPKLEFASLSSTGGTVGELLDSVMDPTISDDDLAVIRSMWTGKIIVKGVQNVQDSKRLVDLGVDGILLSNHGGRQMDRAPVPFRLLPEVLREVGKDTTVMIDTGIMHGQDIIAAAALGSKFSLVGRAYLYGLMAGGQAGVDRMIEIFSDQIVRTMRLLGVSSIEELEPRHVTQLTRLVPVSRQVAAAEASLSR from the coding sequence GTGGTGAAGCGCCAGTTCCCCAGACCATCCGAGGTCTTCGAGCTCCTGCAGTTCAAGACTCCAGACTTCAACGGACGCCGTCGGCGACTCGCCGCAGCGCAGACGATCTGGGACCTTCGCACTATCGCCAAGCGCAGCACGCCGGCAGCGGCCTTCGACTACACCGACGGCTCCGCCGACGAGGAGATCTCCCTGCGCCGCGCCCGCCAGGCCTTCCGGGACATCGAATGGCACCCGGACATCCTGCGCCCCGCACCGGAGACCGACACCGCTTGCTCCATCCTCGGCGGGCGCTCCTCGCTCCCCTTCGGCATCGCCCCTACCGGGTTCACCCGCCTCATGCAGACCGAGGGCGAGATCGCCGGGTCCACCGCCGCCGGCGCCGCGGGCATCCCCTTCAGCCTGTCCACGCTGGGGACCACGTCCATTGAGGACGTCGCCGCCGCCAATCCCCACGGCCGCAACTGGTTCCAGCTCTACGTCACCCGCCAGCGCGAGATCTGCTACGGCCTGGTCGAGCGCGCGCAGAAGGCCGGCTTCGACACCCTCATGTTCACCGTGGACGTGCCCACCGCGGGTGCCCGCCTGCGGGACAAGCGCAACGGGTTCTCCATCCCGCCGCAGATCACCGCCGGAACGGTCCTCAACACGGCGATGTACCCGCGCTGGTGGTTCGACTTCCTGACCACCCCGAAGCTCGAGTTCGCGTCCCTGTCCTCCACTGGCGGAACAGTGGGCGAGTTGCTCGACTCCGTCATGGACCCCACGATCTCCGACGACGACCTCGCCGTCATCCGCTCCATGTGGACGGGCAAGATCATCGTCAAGGGGGTCCAGAACGTGCAGGACTCCAAGCGGCTCGTCGACCTCGGCGTCGACGGGATCCTGCTGTCCAATCACGGCGGGCGCCAGATGGACCGCGCCCCCGTCCCCTTCCGCCTCCTGCCCGAGGTCCTGCGCGAGGTGGGCAAGGACACCACGGTCATGATCGACACCGGAATCATGCATGGCCAGGACATCATCGCCGCCGCCGCCCTGGGATCGAAGTTCTCACTGGTGGGCCGCGCCTACCTCTACGGCCTCATGGCCGGCGGACAGGCCGGGGTGGACCGCATGATCGAGATCTTCAGCGATCAGATCGTGCGCACCATGCGCCTGCTCGGGGTCAGCTCCATCGAGGAACTGGAGCCGCGCCATGTCACCCAGCTCACCCGACTCGTCCCCGTGAGCCGCCAGGTCGCCGCGGCCGAGGCGAGCCTCAGCCGCTGA
- a CDS encoding peptide MFS transporter, which yields MTTETTASATADRAPIASRWTPTTLRTGPSRDDRSPLFGHPRGLPWMLNVEMWERFSYYGMRAILLYFLTDTIANGGLGLSTNTGQVILSAYGAAVYLLAIPGGIFADRVIGPWLSTLYGGVIIMIGHLCLSVPVAPLAWVGIVCVAIGTGFIKPNLSTIVGGLYDDDDPRRDAGFQLFYMSVNVGSFFSPLVTGWLRGHYGYHAGFAAAAVGMALALAAFIYGRSKLSAFAFDVPNPIRGEALTRLLLTCVGAVAGFAALAGVIFVITHSLTSAIAYALFLVATGSSITYFVVMFRSPSVTTAERGHLRAYVPLWIGAVLFWMIFEQAAGKMATFAEAHTDGRTPFFGWTLTPEAYQSVNPLVIVALAPVVGWIFTRRAGRFPSTPVKFASAVLLIGLSALLMGLGFATWPGGGVLSPWWFLAFVFIVQTIGELFLSPVGLSTTAALAPKSFASQSMALWLLASSTGQGIAAVVIERTEGIADSTYYYGLGAITILVSLGLYALAPWTQRQMADVGVTSRG from the coding sequence ATGACGACCGAGACCACTGCCTCGGCCACGGCGGACCGGGCACCCATCGCGTCCCGGTGGACGCCGACCACCCTGCGCACCGGCCCCTCCCGAGATGATCGCAGTCCCTTGTTCGGCCATCCCCGCGGCCTGCCGTGGATGCTCAACGTCGAGATGTGGGAGCGCTTCTCCTACTACGGGATGCGCGCCATCCTGCTCTACTTCCTCACCGACACGATCGCCAACGGCGGCCTGGGCCTGAGCACCAACACCGGGCAGGTGATCCTGTCCGCCTACGGCGCCGCCGTGTACCTACTGGCGATCCCCGGGGGCATCTTCGCCGACCGCGTCATCGGCCCGTGGCTGTCGACACTCTACGGCGGGGTCATCATCATGATCGGCCATCTGTGCCTGTCGGTCCCCGTGGCGCCGCTGGCGTGGGTTGGGATCGTATGCGTCGCCATTGGAACCGGTTTCATCAAGCCGAACCTGTCGACGATCGTCGGCGGTCTCTACGACGATGATGACCCGCGCCGCGACGCCGGCTTCCAACTGTTCTACATGTCGGTGAACGTCGGCTCCTTCTTCTCCCCACTGGTGACCGGCTGGCTCAGGGGCCACTACGGCTACCACGCGGGCTTCGCGGCCGCCGCCGTCGGCATGGCCCTGGCGCTCGCTGCATTCATCTACGGGCGGAGCAAGCTCTCCGCCTTCGCCTTCGACGTGCCCAACCCGATCCGCGGCGAGGCCCTGACGCGCCTCCTGCTGACCTGCGTCGGCGCGGTAGCCGGCTTCGCGGCCCTGGCCGGGGTCATCTTCGTCATCACCCACTCCCTGACCTCCGCGATCGCCTACGCCCTGTTCCTCGTCGCCACGGGCTCGTCGATCACCTACTTCGTCGTGATGTTCCGCTCCCCCAGCGTCACCACCGCCGAGCGCGGCCACCTGCGGGCCTACGTCCCCCTGTGGATCGGCGCCGTTCTGTTCTGGATGATCTTCGAGCAGGCCGCGGGCAAGATGGCGACCTTCGCCGAGGCGCACACCGACGGCCGCACTCCCTTCTTCGGCTGGACCCTCACCCCCGAGGCCTACCAGTCGGTCAACCCACTGGTGATCGTGGCCCTGGCTCCCGTCGTCGGGTGGATCTTCACGCGCCGGGCGGGCAGGTTCCCCTCCACACCGGTCAAGTTCGCCTCGGCCGTCCTCCTCATCGGCCTGTCCGCCCTGCTCATGGGGCTCGGCTTCGCCACTTGGCCCGGTGGCGGCGTGCTCTCGCCCTGGTGGTTCCTGGCCTTCGTGTTCATCGTCCAGACCATCGGCGAGCTGTTCCTGTCCCCAGTGGGGCTGTCCACGACGGCGGCACTGGCCCCCAAGTCCTTCGCCTCCCAGTCGATGGCGCTGTGGCTGCTGGCCTCCTCCACCGGCCAGGGCATCGCCGCCGTCGTCATCGAGCGCACGGAGGGCATCGCCGACTCGACCTACTACTACGGCCTGGGCGCCATCACGATCCTCGTGTCCCTCGGCCTCTACGCCCTGGCTCCCTGGACGCAGCGACAGATGGCCGACGTCGGGGTCACCTCCCGCGGCTAG